In a single window of the Leptospira sanjuanensis genome:
- a CDS encoding DUF3147 family protein, whose product MVYLIIKYGITAALVVLVSEIAKRSDKIGALIASLPLVTVLTLIWLYFEKQSTEKIGNHAYYTFWYVIPTLPMFLIFPYLLKRFGFWPSISVSVVITIISFGIFALLLEKFGINLF is encoded by the coding sequence TTGGTTTATTTGATTATAAAATATGGAATCACCGCAGCGTTGGTGGTATTGGTTTCCGAAATTGCAAAACGTTCGGATAAAATCGGAGCTCTCATCGCATCTCTTCCATTGGTAACGGTATTAACTTTAATCTGGTTATATTTCGAAAAACAATCTACGGAAAAAATCGGCAATCATGCCTACTATACGTTCTGGTATGTCATACCGACTTTGCCGATGTTTTTAATCTTTCCGTATCTCCTGAAAAGATTCGGATTCTGGCCTTCCATCTCCGTTTCGGTGGTGATCACGATCATCTCTTTCGGAATATTCGCTTTACTCCTGGAAAAGTTCGGAATCAATCTGTTCTAA
- a CDS encoding YnfA family protein, which yields MILKTALIFVLAGLCEIGGGYLVWLWLKEGKSLWVGILGFLILGLYGIVATLQPANFARTYATYGGVFIAMSLLWAWKFDGYIPDKIDLIGAGVALLGVAIIYYTPR from the coding sequence ATGATTTTAAAAACGGCGCTTATATTCGTCCTTGCCGGTCTATGCGAAATCGGTGGCGGTTATTTGGTCTGGCTTTGGTTGAAAGAAGGAAAATCGCTTTGGGTAGGAATCTTGGGATTTCTAATCTTAGGTCTTTATGGGATAGTAGCCACATTGCAACCCGCAAATTTTGCGAGAACCTACGCAACGTACGGAGGAGTTTTTATAGCCATGTCTCTTTTATGGGCTTGGAAGTTCGACGGTTATATCCCGGATAAAATAGATCTGATAGGTGCCGGGGTCGCGCTTCTGGGAGTAGCGATCATTTACTATACTCCACGTTAG
- a CDS encoding MerR family transcriptional regulator produces the protein MLIGKLTERTGISKDTIRFYEKKGLIEGNIVTRRENRYKEYSEDVLDQLILIKLLRRLSFTLEEIKTMTVNTPNFKMNCFSLADTVNKKLNRIETELKNLNMIKSKLISVKKECDGDCSFEKKIPSCLNC, from the coding sequence ATGTTAATCGGAAAATTAACTGAGAGAACGGGGATTTCCAAAGACACGATTCGCTTTTACGAGAAGAAAGGTTTAATTGAGGGTAATATTGTGACCCGAAGAGAAAATCGTTATAAAGAGTATTCTGAAGACGTCCTTGATCAGCTAATCTTGATCAAACTCCTTCGCCGACTTTCCTTTACTTTAGAAGAAATCAAAACGATGACCGTCAATACTCCGAATTTTAAAATGAATTGCTTTTCCTTAGCGGATACGGTGAATAAAAAGTTAAATAGGATCGAAACGGAATTAAAGAATCTAAATATGATAAAGTCGAAACTTATTTCCGTAAAGAAAGAGTGTGACGGAGATTGTAGTTTCGAAAAAAAGATTCCGTCCTGTTTAAACTGTTAA